Proteins from a single region of Seriola aureovittata isolate HTS-2021-v1 ecotype China chromosome 9, ASM2101889v1, whole genome shotgun sequence:
- the mrps25 gene encoding 28S ribosomal protein S25, mitochondrial — translation MPMKGRFPIRRTLDYLQKGDIIFKNRVKIMTVNYNTHGELSDGARKFVFFNIPQIQYKNPWVQVMMFKNMTPSPFLKFYLDDGEQVLVDVEGKDYKQISQHVKKILGKSEQVLQAESRAKMQASNPANFGPKKYCLRECICEVDGQVPCPGTTPLPKEMTGKYRTQMAASQE, via the exons ATGCCTATGAAAGGAAGGTTCCCGATCAGGAGGACCCTGGACTACCTGCAGAAGGGCGACATCATCTTTAAAAACCGAGTCAAGATCATGACGGTGAATTACAACACACATGGAGAGCTGAGCGACGGAGCAAG AAAGTTTGTGTTCTTCAATATTCCTCAGATTCAGTACAAAAACCCGTGGGTCCAAGTAATGATGTTCAAAAATATGACACCATCACCATTCTTGAAGTTCTACCTGG ATGATGGGGAGCAGGTACTGGTGGATGTAGAAGGGAAGGACTACAAACAAATTTCACAACACGTTAAGAAGATTTTGGGAAAATCAGA aCAAGTGTTACAAGCTGAATCCCGCGCCAAGATGCAGGCATCCAACCCCGCCAACTTTGGACCAAAGAAGTATTGTCTAAGGGAGTGTATCTGTGAGGTGGATGGCCAGGTGCCGTGTCCTGGCACCACACCACTGCCCAAGGAGATGACAGGCAAATATCGAACCCAGATGGCAGCATCACAGGAGTAA
- the LOC130174733 gene encoding rabenosyn-5 encodes MASSYSSPFEGTGEVKEGFLCPLCLKDLQSFYQLQDHYEEEHSGDDRHVRGQLKSLVQKAKKAKDKLLKRDGDDRPDTGSYESFYYGGVDPYMWEPQELGATRSHLDVFKKHRAARIDHYVIEVNKLIIRLEKLTSFDRTNSDAAKIRAIEKSVVSWVNDSDVPFCPDCGNKFNIRNRRHHCRLCGSIMCRKCMEFVPIPLAQKLINGTREALCVHGSPGQSQSPPAGAGSSGMGSRRGSISSLSSVTSMLEEKDDEKIRCCHHCMDTLLKRQQKLEEKDHMPDIVKLYERLRMCMEKVDEKAPEYIRMAESLNAGETTYNLDTAGGLRLEVQKYYELIDALSKRILTLGVKDDPPPRPKALQLQRMVRYTATLFVQEKLLGLMSLPTKEKYGELKEKRKQEQEKRLQQERLATQEALKKRQESERNRPPVSTNGELPQAPRAPRMTKAGGWLPSADSVHTRSELEDPLLQQIENIQSFLRQAREAQRTDEVAMLEENLRQLQDEYDQQQTSLAIALSQKLAEEENLQQGEFNRLEAREREEREEREQRGPAVGSTLPPFTWERSLDISPAGGFQGEEDTTAEDLTPKAERSPSSLRAFPALTTQEESPPRLRSLGGHVTPPGGEGQNSSSLNPFEEDESPIEEDPSNPFFEDIKREHKEVTNGKREYNPFDEDVEEDKQAETVPGNPFEEEDDDTDPGNPFTEASGNSPGVSTNPFDGEDNDEALPDLDMIEEELLLQQIDNIRAYIFDAKLSGRLDEVELLSENLRELQHTLQEQKKKKH; translated from the exons ATGGCCTCCAGCTACTCTTCCCCCTTTGAGGGGACAGGTGAAGTGAAGGAGGGCTTTCTTTGCCCACTGTGCCTGAAAGACCTTCAGTCATTCTACCAACTCCAAGACCACTACGAAGAGGAGCACTCTGGGGATGACCGCCATGTCAGGGGACAGCTCAAAA GTTTGGTTCAGAAGGCAAAGAAAGCCAAAGACAAGCTGttaaagagagatggagatgacAGACCAGATACTGGCAGTTATGAGTCCTTCTACTATGGTGGAGTGGACCCCTATATGTGGGAACCTCAGGAACTGG GAGCAACTAGAAGTCACCTGGATGTATTTAAAAAACACCGGGCAGCCAGGATAGATCATTATGTCATTGAGGTCAACAAGCTCATCATCAGACTGGAAAAG TTGACATCGTTTGACAGGACCAACTCAGATGCTGCCAAAATCAGAG CCATTGAGAAGTCCGTAGTGTCATGGGTGAATGACTCAGACGTCCCGTTCTGTCCTGACTGCGGAAACAAGTTCAACATTCGGAACAGACGGCACCACTGTCGTCTCTGTGGGTCCATCATGTGTAGGAAGTGCATGGAATTTGTCCCCATACCTTTGGCCC AAAAGCTGATTAATGGGACACGAGAAGCCCTGTGTGTACATGGAAGCCCCGGTCAGTCCCAGTCTCCCCCGGCTGGAGCTGGCAGCAGTGGCATGGGCTCCAGGAGAGGCAGCATCAGCAGCCTGAGCAGTGTAACCTCCATGCTGGAGGAAAAGGACGACGAGAAGATCCGCTGCTGCCACCACTGCATGGACACGCTGTTGAAGAGACAGCAGAAGTTGGAAGAGAAGGATCACATGCCTGATATTGTGAAACTTTATGAG AGGCTGAGGATGTGCATGGAGAAAGTGGATGAAAAGGCTCCAGAATACATCCGAATGGCCGAGTCTCTCAA TGCCGGAGAAACCACATACAATCTTGACACTGCTGGTGGACTGAGACTGGAAGTACAGAAGTACTATGAACTAATCGATGCTCTGAG CAAGAGGATTTTAACACTGGGAGTTAAAGATGATCCACCACCGCGTCCAAAGGCGCTTCAGCTGCAGAGGATGGTGCGGTATACAGCCACACTATTTGTTCAG gagaagctgtTAGGTCTCATGTCTTTGCCCACTAAGGAGAAATATGgagagctgaaagaaaagaggaaacaagaacAGGAGAAGAGACTCCAACAAGAGAGACTG GCCACCCAGGAGGCCCTGAAGAAGAGGCAGGAGTCTGAGAGAAACCGTCCACCTGTCAGTACCAACGGAGAGCTGCCTCAGGCCCCTAGAGCACCACGCATGACCAAAGCTGGTGGCTGGTTGCCCTCAGCAGACTCTGTTCATACACGCAGCGAGCTGGAAGACCCCCTCCTGCAGCAGATCGAGAACATTCAGTCGTTCCTCCGTCAAGCTCGGGAGGCCCAGAGAACAGACGAGGTAGCCATGTTGGAGGAAAACTTGCGTCAACTGCAGGATGAATACGACCAGCAGCAGACCAGCCTGGCTATCGCTCTCTCCCAGAAGTTGGCTGAGGAGGAGAACTTGCAGCAGGGGGAGTTCAATCGCCTGGAGGCCcgggaaagagaagagagggaggagagggagcagaggggcCCCGCTGTGGGGTCCACCCTGCCTCCCTTCACCTGGGAGAGGTCTCTGGATATCAGCCCGGCAGGGGGCTTCCAGGGAGAGGAAGACACTACAGCAGAGGATCTGACTCCTAAAGCAGAGAGAAGCCCGTCATCTCTAAGAGCATTCCCTGCTCTCACAACCCAGGAGGAGTCACCTCCTAGGTTGAGGAGCTTAGGGGGACACGTAACCCCCCCTGGTGGTGAAGGACAGAACAGCAGCTCCCTTAACCCTTTCGAGGAGGACGAATCTCCTATTGAGGAGGATCCGTCCAATCCTTTCTTTGAGGACATCAAGAGGGAGCACAAAGAAGTAACCAATGGGAAGAGAGAATACAACCCCTTTGATGAAGACGTCGAAGAAGACAAACAGGCTGAGACTGTACCAGGAAACCCctttgaggaggaggatgacgacACTGACCCAGGTAACCCTTTCACGGAGGCCTCTGGGAATTCTCCAGGAGTCTCAACCAACCCCTTCGACGGAGAAGATAATGATGAGGCTTTGCCCGATTTGGACATGATAGAGGaagaactgctgctgcagcagattGATAACATTAGGGCCTACATTTTTGATGCCAAGCTCAGCGGCCGTCTTGACGAGGTGGAGCTCCTGTCAGAGAACCTGAGAGAGCTACAGCACACCCTGCaggaacaaaagaagaagaagcactgA